The stretch of DNA GAGCGCCACACCCTGTCCGTGACCGTCGACAATGAGGCAGGCATCCTTGCCCGCATCGCCGGCATGTTTTCCGCCCGGGGCTATAATATCGAAAGCCTGACGGTCGCCGATGTGACCGAGGATGAAAGCATCAGCCGGATCACCATCGTCACCTCCGGCGCGCCGCCGGTGATCGAGCAGATCATCGCCCAGCTCGACCGGCTGGTTCCCGTCCACAAGGTCACCGACCTGACCGAGCTTGGCCCGCATGTCGAACGCGAGCTGGCGCTGGTGAAGGTGGCGGGCCAGGGCGACCAGCGGATCGAGGCGCTGCGCCTGGCCGATGTCTACCGCGCCCGCGTGATCGACGCGACGACCGGC from Sphingomonas changnyeongensis encodes:
- the ilvN gene encoding acetolactate synthase small subunit, with the translated sequence MRLKEAARERHTLSVTVDNEAGILARIAGMFSARGYNIESLTVADVTEDESISRITIVTSGAPPVIEQIIAQLDRLVPVHKVTDLTELGPHVERELALVKVAGQGDQRIEALRLADVYRARVIDATTGSFVFEVTGSSEKVDTFIGLMREVGLVEVARTGVVAIARGREAV